The stretch of DNA GCCTTGATGCTGGCGGCCTGCGCTTTCAGACCGGTTTTCAGCGGTTCGTCCTCGGTTTCGATGAGATCGGCGATCGCAAAGCTGTTCCAGAATGCGTTGTGACGGCGGTATCCGCCCGGTTCGAGGCCGAAGACCTCCTTCAGAATCTTCAGATCATGCGGGATGGCAAAGCTGTCGCGCGAATCCTCATGGCTGAAGAAATAATAGAAATTATCGAAACCCGCCCAGGTGATCGCCGACATGCACATGCTGCAGGGCTCGTGCGTCGAGAGAAAGATGAGATCCTTGGTCGAGGGCTTATCGGAGAGTTCGTAAAAGCGCTTCAATGTGTGGACTTCGCCATGCCATAGCGGATTTTCCAGTTCGTTGTTCGTTTCGGCGACGACCAGCGCCAGGTCGGACTTACGCAGGATTGCCGCGCCGAAGACCTTGTTGCCCTCGGAAACGCCGAGCTCGGTGATCGGCAGGATATGCTTCTCGATGACTTCGAGAAGACGGGGAGCAATCGTCTTTTCCCGCATGGTGTTCTCCTGTTTCGTGCAGTTTACCGGTTGCCGCCGGGAAGCGGAATGCATGATCCCGCCGAATCTGCGCATTTGTCACTAACTTATGATGCGCTGCAGCAGCATTTTCAAACGACCGGGCGACTTTTCTCAAATCCTTGAGATGGCGAGCAAAAGAATACGCGCTCAGCGAGGCTTTCGAATTTCTGTTTCTTCAATCCGTTGACCGTAAAAGGCATAGTCGACCAACTTCGAAGTGGAATGATAATGCCTTCCAGCAACGAACAGCTATCGGTGTTTCCCGCATTCTTCCGTGTGGAAGGGCGGATCGCAGCCGTTTTCGGCAATGGAGACGAGGCCTTCGCCAAGGTGCGCCTGCTGCTGAACACGCGCGCCCGCATTGTTGCTTATGCGGACCATCCCGAGGCTGATTATCATTCGTTCCTGATTTCCAATCGAATCGAAACGGTCCGTGGCGCTTTCTCGCCCGAGCAGGTGGACGGTGCGACGCTTGTTTTTGCTGCAACCGGTAATGCTGCCGAAGATCGCGCGGTCGTGGAAGCTGCCCGGGCGGTCAGAGTTCCGGCCAATGCAGTCGACCAGCCGGACTATTGCGATTTCTTCACGCCCGCTCTCGTCAATCGCGCGCCGGTCGCCGTTGCGATCGGCACGGAAGGTGCCGGCCCGGTGCTCGCGCAGATGATCCGTGCGCAGGTCGATCAGTTGCTTTCCCCGTCGCTCGGCCGCCTGGCCGATCTTGCGACGAGCTACCGCAGGACCGTCGAACATCTCGTTCCACGCGGCGTCGCCAGAAGGGTCTTCTGGCGCCGTTTCTTCTCTGGTCGCGTGGCGGACGCCGTTGCAAACGGCAATCTTCCCGAAGCGCGGCGTGCCGCAAACGGCCTCCTGCGCTCGGCGGAAAAGGTTGACGGTCGCGTCTGGCTCGTCGGTGCCGGTCCTGGAGCCGAAGATCTGCTGACGTTGCGCGCCCAGCGCGTGATGATGGAAGCCGACGTCATCGTTTTCGATGCGCTGGTGCCGCAGGCGATCGTCGATATGGGCCGCCGCGATGCCGAGCGCCTTTCGGTCGGCAAGCGCAAGGGTTGCCATTCGAAATCGCAGGAAGAGATCAACGATCTGCTTGTCCAGCTTGGACGCCAGGGCAAGCGCGTCGTGCGCCTGAAATCCGGCGATCCGCTGGTCTATGGCCGGGCAGGGGAAGAGATGGCGGCGCTGCGTGCCGCGGGCATCGGCTACGAGGTCGTTCCGGGCATCACTTCCGCTTTCGCCGCCGCAGCCGATTTCGAGCTGCCGCTGACGCTACGCGGCGTTGCCTCGTCGCTGGTCTTCACGACCGGGCATGATCTGACCGGCGACGTGCTGCCCGATTGGGCAAGCCTTGCCGTGTCCGGCGCGACGATCGCCGTCTATATGGGACGTACTGTCGCAGCTTCGGTCTCCGAGCGGCTGATGAGCGCTGGGCTTCCCGCCGAGACGACCGTTGCCGTCGTCGAGAATGCCAGCCGTGCGGACCGTCGCCTACTGCACGGCATTCTGCGCGATCTTCCCGACTTGCAGCATCGTGACGAGTTGACCGGACCGGTCATGGTCATTATCGGCGATGCCGTCGCAGGCGCCAATTTCGAACTGTCCGAGCCACTGGTGCGCCATGAGGCCACCGCGCCGGAATTTGCAAGGAGCTGAACATGGTCGACAAGGTTCTGACCGCCAACAGGCTGACGGACGGCGTGGCGGTCTGGCTTAACGCCGGCGGCGAATGGGTAACCTCGCTGCAGGATGCGCTCATCGCCCGCCATGCCGAGGCCGTGACGGCTTTGGAAGAGATCGGCAAGAAATCCTATGCCGACAACAAGGTCGTTGACGTTGCCGTCATCGAAGTTCAGGAAACCAACGGAGTTCTATGGCCGCTCCGCCTCCGCGAGCGCATCCGCGCCCAGGGCCCGACCATGGAATATGCGCCGGGCTACAAGCCGGCCGATCCCGAATTCATTGCAGTCTGAGGAAGCTGATGTACCGTTACGACGAATTTGACCACGCCTTTGTCGCCGAGCGCGTCGAGCAGTTTCGCGACCAGGTCCAGCGCCGTCTGTCCGGTGAGCTTGCCGAGGATGCGTTCAAGCCGCTGCGCCTGATGAACGGCGTCTATTTGCAGCTCCATGCCTATATGCTGCGCATCGCCATCCCCTACGGCACGCTCTCCTCGCGCCAGATGCGCATGCTCGCTCATATCGCCCGCACCTACGACCGCGGCTACGGTCACTTCACGACCCGCCAGAACCTGCAGTTCAACTGGCCGAAGCTCTCCGACATGCCGGACGTGCTTGCCGAACTTGCGACGGTCGAGATGCATGCCATGCAGACCTCCGGCAACTGCATTCGCAACGTCACGGCGGATCATTTCGCCGGTGCCGCGGCGGACGAAGTCGCCGATCCGCGTCCCTATGCGGAAATCCTGCGCCAGTGGTCGTCCGTGCATCCGGAATTCTCCTTCCTGCCGCGCAAGTTCAAGATCGCCGTCACCGGCGCCGAGCGCGACCGCGCTGCGATCCAGGTCCACGATATCGGCCTGCATCTGAAGAAGAACGACAAGGGCGAGATCGGCTTTGCCGTTTACGTCGGCGGCGGCCAGGGCCGCACGCCAATGGTCGCCAAGCTGATCCGCGACTTCCTACCGGAAGAGGACCTGCTGTCCTACACGACCGCGATCATGCGCGTTTACAATCTGCACGGCCGCCGCGACAACAAGTACAAGGCGCGCATCAAGATCCTCGTGCACGAGACCGGTGCCGAAGAACTGGCGCGCCAGGTCGAGGTTGAGTTCGTGCAGCTCAAGGATACCGAGCTCAAGCTGCCGGAGAAGGACGTCCAGGCGATCGCCGCCTATTTCGCGCCGCCCGTGCTGCCGGAACGCGCCGAAGGCTGGGAGAACCTTGCCCGCTGGAAGAGGGCCGATCCGGCATTTGCCCGCTGGGTGCAGCAGAACGTAGCGCCCCACAAGAACCCCGATTACGGCATGGTAACGATCTCGCTGAAGCCGATCGGGGGCATCCCGGGTGATGCCTCTGACGCGCAGATGGATGCTGTTGCCGACATCGCGGAGGAATATGCCTTCGACGAAATTCGCGTGAGCCACGAACAGAACCTCATCCTGCCGCATGTGGCGCTGGGCGATCTGGAAGCCGTCTATCGCGGCCTGGTCGCGGCCGATCTCGAAACTGCCAATGCCGGCCTCATCACGGATATTATTGCCTGTCCGGGGCTGGACTATTGCGCGCTCGCCAATGCGCGCTCCATTCCGGTTGCGCAGGAGATTTCCAAGCGATTTGGCGATCCGGCCCGTCAGGCGGAGATCGGCGAACTGAAGATCAAGATTTCAGGCTGCATCAACGCCTGCGGGCATCACCATGTCGGCCATATTGGCCTGCTCGGCGTCGAGAAGAAGGGTGCCGAACTCTATCAGATCACGCTTGGCGGTTCCGGCGACGAACACACCTCGATCGGCGAGATCATCGGCCGCGGCTTCGAACCGGACAAGGTGACGGACGCAATCGAGACGATCGTCGATACCTATCTCGGCATCCGCCGGGACCCGTCTGAAACCTTCCTTGCAGCCTATCGCCGCGTCGGACCGCAGCCTTTCAAGGACGCGCTCTATGGCGCGGCCGCGGAAGCGGCATAAGGAGGGGATGATGACGAAGATTTGGAGAGAAACCGGTTTTGTCGCCAACGATCCCTGGGTGATCGAGAGCGATGAGGTGAAAGCGACCGAAGATCAGAAGCCTCTGCTCGGCCTCGACGAGCTGATCGCCATGGCCGGAGAGAGCAACGATGTCGGGCTTGGTGTGCTCATCAAGCCCGCCGACGACGTCCGCAAGCTCGAGCCTTACCTCGATCGCCTCGATATCGTCGCCGTTGCTTTTCCGGCATTCAGCGACGGCCGTGCCTTCAGCCATGCTTCGCTGCTGCGCGAGCGACTGGGTTATGCCAACGAATTGCGGGCGGTAGGCGATGTGCTAATCGACCAGATCCCGTTGATGCTGCGCGTCGGGATCGACAGCTTCGCCGTGACCAATGAAACGGCGCTCAAGCGCCTTTCCGAAAACCGGCTGCCCGGAATTCCCCATCATTATCAGCCGGCTGTGCGTGACGCGGAGGTCGGCAAGGGCTATAGTTGGCGCCGTCAGGCGAAGCCGGCGGCATAATGCCGGCTCGCCGTCTCTGATGACGGAAGCGATGCAATGAAACATTTCGAAGTGGCGGTGATCGGTGGCGGTCTTGCCGGCATGGTGGCCGCGATCGCGCTCGCCCGCGGCGGCCGCAGCGTGGCGCTGATTGCCCCTCCCGCCGCGACCGAGGACCGGCGCACGACGGCGCTTATGGATCAGTCGATCCGCTTCCTTGATCGCCTGGCGCTCTGGGAAAAGCTGAAGTCCGAGACCGCGCCGCTGAAAAGCATGCGCATCATCGACGGCACACGTCGCCTGCTGCGTGCACCAACCACGACGTTCCGCTCCGTCGAAGTCGGGCTCGACGCCTTCGGCTACAACTTCCCGAACAAGGGTTTGACCGACGTGCTCGAGGCGGCGGTCGCCATCGAAGGCAATATCACGCGCTTCACTGCTTTTGCTGACAGCATTGATATCGGCGAGAATGCCGTTTCCATTATGCTGGCGGGCGGCGAGATGCTGTCTGCAGATTTTGCTGCCGGCGCCGACGGTCGCAAATCGAAGCTTAGGGAAAAAGCCGGCATTGGCGCGCGCAACTGGTCCTATCCGCAGTCGGCCATGGTGCTGAATTTCAGCCATTCGCTGCCGCACGAAAACACCTCGACGGAATTTCACACCGAATGCGGCCCCTTTACCCAGGTGCCCTTGCGCGGCAATCGCTCTAGCCTCGTCTGGGTACAGAATCCGTCGGATGCCGCCGCCGGACTCGAATTGTCGCTTGCCGAATTGAGCAATGTCGTCGAAGAGCGGATGCAGTCGCTGCTCGGCAAGGTGAGCGTCGAGGAAGGCGTCCAGATTTGGCCGCTTTCGGGCATGATGGCGCACCGCTTCGGCAAGGGCCGGATGGCGCTGATCGGAGAAGCCGCGCACGTCTTCCCGCCGATCGGAGCACAAGGCCTCAATCTCAGCCTGCGCGATATCATGGCGTTGACGGATATTCTCTGCGACCGGGCCGAACTGCCGATACCAGCTGATTCGGGCGATCGGTTTGACCGCAGGCGCCGCGCCGACATCATGACGCGAACGGTCAGCGTCGATTTGCTGAACCGCTCGCTTCTCTCGGGTTTCCTGCCGGTGCAGATGCTGCGCGCCGCGGGCCTCCACATCCTGTCGGCGTTTCCACCGCTACGCAGCGTCGTCATGCGCGAAGGCATCGAGCCGGGTCGGGGATTGCGGGATATTCCGACTGCCTTGCGGGAAAAATTCAGCCGGAAGAAAGGCTGATCTGATCGCGATCGGAACGGCGGCTTACTCTTTGCAAGGCAGGCTATGATGTGCTGCCTTTAGCCAATCCGCATCAAGATCGGAAAGGTCTGCTGGAACCAGATGGCAGTATCGCTGACGAAACCGAAGATGAAGGCGAGCCCCGTGAGCACGAGGAAGCCTCCCATGATCTTTTCGATCGTGCCGAGATGGCGGCGGAAGCGCGCCAGAAAATTCATGAAGGCACCGGAAAAGCCGGCGGCGATCCAGAAGGGAATAGCGAGGCCGAGCGAATAGACGGCGAGAAGCCCCGCGCCGGCGCCGACGGTCTCGCGCGATGCTGCAACCCCCAAAATGGCGCCGAGCACCGGCCCGATGCAGGGCGTCCAGCCGAAGGCGAAGGCAAGTCCCATGATATAGGCGCCGGTCAGCGTCGCCGGCTTTCCGCCGCTCTGGAAACGGGCCTCGCGCGCGAAAAGCCCGATTCGGAAGACGCCGAGGAAGTTTAGCCCCATGAGGATGATGATGAGGCCGCCGATCTTTGCCAGTAGATCCAGATGCTGGCGCAGCATCATTCCGATGCTGGAAGCGCCGGCGCCGAGCGCGACGAAGACCGTGGCGAACCCGAGCGTGAAGAACAGCGCCGAAAACAGCACCCCGCGCCGGACATCGGGCGCAACCGCGACAGCATTGCCGCCCCGGAACTGCTCGACGGATATGCCCGCCATGTAGCAGAGATAGGGCGGAACGAGGGGAAGCACGCAGGGGGAGAGAAAGGAGAGGGCACCCGCAAGCAGGGCGCTCAACAGGGAAATATCGGCAATCGACACGCATTCTCTCCGTCTGAATCTGGCGGATGTTTAGCGCCGCAACCCACCGAATGCCAATCACCTTTTCGAGCCCCGGCAAGAAATATGCCTAACGCGGCGAAAAAGGGAGATTTTTCGGTTGACCGCAATAGGTCGCCTGCATATGTTCCGCGCACTTCCGGCCGGGGCTGTTTTTGGGTTCAAGGCGTCAAGGGAGAGCGTAGCTCAGCTGGTAGAGCAACTGACTTTTAATCAGTAGGTCATGGGTTCGAGCCCCATCGCTCTCACCAAAAAACATTAATAAAAGCAATAAGTTACTGCTTCATAGCTGAAACGATTTCGACCGACGAATCGCCTTGGGGGAAAATCTCGGGGAAAGTTGGCTTCCCGTTTCCCCGGCAATCTGGCATCCTTGCGGCCATGCCAGCGCCATCGAAAGCCCGACTTCGCCCGACCCTCGTGCCGAATCCCTACTTCTCCCGCGCTCATCCGGCCGATTCAGCAAACCCGCGCAAAATTGCGGCTGTCGTCAACATCCGTGAAAGCGCAATAACCACGCTCGCCTCGCGCGGTGTACTCGATGCCGCCCAGGTTGCCGCTGCTGATCGGGTCCGCGCCCTCTTTGAGGCGATGGGTGGGAAGGGCGCAAGCGCCATCGACTACGGCCGCGAACATGTCGACGGCGGCAAGGTCCGGGACCCGATCACCGAACGGCAAGTGAATTCCGGCAAGGAACTCGCCCGATGCCGGGCACTGCTCGGAGCGCGGCTTTATGGGCTCGTGTCTGCGGTGTGCGGCGAAGGCTATTCGCTGACTGAGCTCCTGGTGAGCAAGCGCGAGCGGCTGACGGCGGCCGACATGCTCCGCATGGGGCTGGACGACCTCGCCGGGCTGTGGGGCATTGCGACCCGCCGCTGATGCCCCGGTCGTGGCGGCGATGTCAGCGGCGAAGCTATCCACCGGATATCAAATTGCCGATTACTCGGAGCACAATGCCCGTAGTGCACGAGGCCGGACGACGCAGAAGTCGTGAATATCTTGACGTACTCGCCACTGACGCGATTAATCGTCATTAGGTAGCTATATGTCTCCACAGCAGCGTGCTTACACTCGAACATCAATTCAGTATCGCTGACCTTTGCTGTTAGCGTATTTTCCCGGCATCCCGCCTGAACCGTGTAAGTGCTTGAACCGTCAGGTTGGGTGTCGATCACAACGACATCTGTGCCAGTGATTGCAGAAGCAGCGCCCTTCTCATCGACGGTTTTGGTAAGCTTGCAGACGATGAAAGTCTGATCGGCCCATGCGTTAGATACGAGAAGCGACGCAGCAAGTGCCACTCCTATAAACCGTCTTCTTGGAAGTTTACGGTCCGCGCCTTACAAGGAAAACTCTTGCTTGCGGCAAGTATGAGGGCATCGGTTCTGCGATGAGATCAGAATGGTCAGCAAGAAACTCCCCGAACGCTTCCTTCTGGCCGACTTCGTTCTGCTCCTCACGCCAACCCCAATCATCAAACATAACGACGGCCTGATTGTGGATGTGGGGCTCAGAAAAGTTCAGAGCATCCTTAGACGCAGAGTAGATATCGCAGTCAATCATGATGAGACTTGCCTTCTCGATTGCATGATGCCGGCGGGTCTCTTCCGTGAGCGTATCCTTGAACCACCCCTTCACGAGAGTGATCCGCCCAAGGTCGACCTGCTGACGTTTGAGATAATTCCGAGTTGCCTGAATGGTTGAGTGAAATTCACCTTTGGCCCAGCCCTCCTTGTCGGCCTCCACTGGCAGTCCCTCGAAGGAGTCGAACCCGATGAGGCGCATATGGTTTAGACCCGCGTCACGTAGAGTTCTGTACGTGCAGGCCAGCGAGGTTCCTCGGCTGACCCCGAATTCGAGATAGTCTCCTAGACGCTCGGAAGGCTCTAGTTCTTGAAGCTTCGCAACGGCTTGGCGAACGCAGTCACAGAAAGCGTCCTCGGGCACCAAGGGCCACCAGGGTGTCCAGCCTCTTGCCCGGAGCGCCCGCCACGTTTGGCGCGCTGGCCTCTCCAGACCGACGACGCGAGCTACGCTTCTGAAAAGCTCTCTCATAGCACACCCCTCTCTTTTAAAGACAGATTTCATAATGGGACCAACATACGTGAGAATACAACTGAGAAACCAAAATTTCTTCACGTCAAAGTGCAGTCGCTTATCGGTCGTGCTTGACGAAATGGGAATTAAATCCTATTTTGTTCTCATGCCAACCTACAGCGAGCTCATTGAATACTATGGCTAAACGGCAAATTGCTTCTGATCATTTCCAGTCATTCGCCGTGCTTCAGTTCTGCCTTTGCCGCGGCGGCCTCGACAGTCAACTCCTTGACCTTTGCGGCAGTGAAGATTTCCCGGCCTCGACGCGCCGGGCAATGAGAGCCTGAATGTCCGGTTCGGCTTTGGCGACTTCAAGTAAACCGGCCTCCGAAATGTTGGCTAGAATAGCCAACAAATCGGCGTCTATTCCCTGCCAAATCTGAATAGCTTTATAGGCCGACCGCACCTGAATTTGAGGTAATCTCGTGCCTAACCAGCCGGTGAACCCGCCTTCATCGCGCCGGTATTTGAAAAGCTCTTGGGCGGTGGCCAGCTCCCGCCCTATTTCGAAAATGGCATCAAGCTGAATCCGCTCCACGTTCTGAGCGTGGTGTCCAAGCTGTTGGTCGACGGCGGCGGTGAAGGTATCGTCGTCTAACTCGGGTAAATACGAAGCATGCTTCGCATCTCTTATATTGTCACTTTCGGCAATTGCTCTAAGCATTTGCGCCGTTCTCGGCCCGAACGGCAAGTCATTCTTTTACGGAAATCCCAAATGAAAACAGGCATCCGCAAGGATGCCCGTCATTCAAGATCAATGAAGAACGGCGACCTTACACCTTGCCCTTCTTCGCTAGCAGTCGGCGGCATCGAATGCACCTTTGGCACCCGCCTCGTTGGCATGGAACATGACGACGGTGACGCCAATTTGGGCGGTCGGTGCATACATGGGCGTGCTGAACGACGAGCCGCTATAGCTTCCATAAGCTGTGTTGCCGTAGACCGTGGCTTGCCCGAAACCGCTTGTATTAGTGTTCATACCCACGAAACGCGACCCCTGCGCCGTTTGAGCCTGTTCAAGCCTAAAATGGGTATATCCACGCTTTAGGGTAGCCTCTGCCGCCTTCTTCATCGTGATCGCCCCCGCTGCGCTGGTGAAAATCAACCCGCTTGCGTTTGTATCGAGCCGTCCACATCGATCCAGCACTCGTGACCACCATGCCTTTGCGGTAGGGCAGTGCGCGCTGCCACGTGCCGCAATATTTGATGCCGCTGGCTTCCAATGCGTCGAGGCGGCCCTTGTGCTCAAGCAGAACGGACTTCAGCGCGTCGAGTAATTGGTAGGCCTCGCCCTTCGTCATCGGCTTCGTGAGCGCGTCGACCCCGAATTGTTTCATCATCTCGTCGGTCAAAGACATGCCGTATCTCCCGGTTCAGGCCCACTCGATGCCAGTCACCTGGGCGATTGCGTTATCGCGAAGACGCTCGGCGGCGAATGCGACCAGGGCCTGGACGGCGACGCTATTTGTTTGAAACATCGAGACGAGGTTCGTGCCGGCTCCGGTGGTGCTGTCCTGTACAAGCGCAGCGTCCAGCATTTCGATTGTCGACTTAGATGCTGACACTGGCAAAGCAGGCGAAATGCCGATCGGGCCGAACCTTGTGCTCGAGACCTCTGCAGGCAACTACCAGCCGTTCGTCTTATTCGATCGCGCACTGTCCGCTGCCGAGACAAAGCCGCTGGCGGCCGCCCTGAAGCGTGCCACAGGCTCAGACCATGGCACAGCCGATGTCGCCCAACGACAACAGCCCGCGCAAGGTGCGGCAGCCACGCTATCGCGGTACGCTTCCGGCGCTCCGCTGGCTCTTCGACAATTATCCGGCGTTGGCACCAGCGATGGCCGCTGCCTTGCCAAAACCCGCGAGCAACTGGTCTGCAGAGATTGCCGACAACCGACAAGAAATTCCCCCTACGATCGGCGAGTTGATGACGGCTGTAGAGGGCGCCGAGCAAAAGATCGAACAAGACGAAAAGACTGGCGAGCGCATCTCATTCGGCCCACTCAAGTTCTTGCGTGGGCGGTTGGTCGAATGGGCGGTGACCAAAAAGGGTCACAAACTTCGACCGGTAGATCGGGTTGCTCCGGGGAGTTCCACCAAAACCTCGCAGCGCAATCCTGGCCGCTACCTGTCTACGAAGGCTACGAC from Rhizobium sp. 007 encodes:
- a CDS encoding nucleoside deaminase, giving the protein MREKTIAPRLLEVIEKHILPITELGVSEGNKVFGAAILRKSDLALVVAETNNELENPLWHGEVHTLKRFYELSDKPSTKDLIFLSTHEPCSMCMSAITWAGFDNFYYFFSHEDSRDSFAIPHDLKILKEVFGLEPGGYRRHNAFWNSFAIADLIETEDEPLKTGLKAQAASIKARYDALSDIYQASKDANAIPLN
- the cysG gene encoding siroheme synthase CysG, which gives rise to MPSSNEQLSVFPAFFRVEGRIAAVFGNGDEAFAKVRLLLNTRARIVAYADHPEADYHSFLISNRIETVRGAFSPEQVDGATLVFAATGNAAEDRAVVEAARAVRVPANAVDQPDYCDFFTPALVNRAPVAVAIGTEGAGPVLAQMIRAQVDQLLSPSLGRLADLATSYRRTVEHLVPRGVARRVFWRRFFSGRVADAVANGNLPEARRAANGLLRSAEKVDGRVWLVGAGPGAEDLLTLRAQRVMMEADVIVFDALVPQAIVDMGRRDAERLSVGKRKGCHSKSQEEINDLLVQLGRQGKRVVRLKSGDPLVYGRAGEEMAALRAAGIGYEVVPGITSAFAAAADFELPLTLRGVASSLVFTTGHDLTGDVLPDWASLAVSGATIAVYMGRTVAASVSERLMSAGLPAETTVAVVENASRADRRLLHGILRDLPDLQHRDELTGPVMVIIGDAVAGANFELSEPLVRHEATAPEFARS
- a CDS encoding DUF2849 domain-containing protein, with the translated sequence MVDKVLTANRLTDGVAVWLNAGGEWVTSLQDALIARHAEAVTALEEIGKKSYADNKVVDVAVIEVQETNGVLWPLRLRERIRAQGPTMEYAPGYKPADPEFIAV
- a CDS encoding nitrite/sulfite reductase; protein product: MYRYDEFDHAFVAERVEQFRDQVQRRLSGELAEDAFKPLRLMNGVYLQLHAYMLRIAIPYGTLSSRQMRMLAHIARTYDRGYGHFTTRQNLQFNWPKLSDMPDVLAELATVEMHAMQTSGNCIRNVTADHFAGAAADEVADPRPYAEILRQWSSVHPEFSFLPRKFKIAVTGAERDRAAIQVHDIGLHLKKNDKGEIGFAVYVGGGQGRTPMVAKLIRDFLPEEDLLSYTTAIMRVYNLHGRRDNKYKARIKILVHETGAEELARQVEVEFVQLKDTELKLPEKDVQAIAAYFAPPVLPERAEGWENLARWKRADPAFARWVQQNVAPHKNPDYGMVTISLKPIGGIPGDASDAQMDAVADIAEEYAFDEIRVSHEQNLILPHVALGDLEAVYRGLVAADLETANAGLITDIIACPGLDYCALANARSIPVAQEISKRFGDPARQAEIGELKIKISGCINACGHHHVGHIGLLGVEKKGAELYQITLGGSGDEHTSIGEIIGRGFEPDKVTDAIETIVDTYLGIRRDPSETFLAAYRRVGPQPFKDALYGAAAEAA
- a CDS encoding DUF934 domain-containing protein; translation: MTKIWRETGFVANDPWVIESDEVKATEDQKPLLGLDELIAMAGESNDVGLGVLIKPADDVRKLEPYLDRLDIVAVAFPAFSDGRAFSHASLLRERLGYANELRAVGDVLIDQIPLMLRVGIDSFAVTNETALKRLSENRLPGIPHHYQPAVRDAEVGKGYSWRRQAKPAA
- a CDS encoding UbiH/UbiF family hydroxylase, whose protein sequence is MKHFEVAVIGGGLAGMVAAIALARGGRSVALIAPPAATEDRRTTALMDQSIRFLDRLALWEKLKSETAPLKSMRIIDGTRRLLRAPTTTFRSVEVGLDAFGYNFPNKGLTDVLEAAVAIEGNITRFTAFADSIDIGENAVSIMLAGGEMLSADFAAGADGRKSKLREKAGIGARNWSYPQSAMVLNFSHSLPHENTSTEFHTECGPFTQVPLRGNRSSLVWVQNPSDAAAGLELSLAELSNVVEERMQSLLGKVSVEEGVQIWPLSGMMAHRFGKGRMALIGEAAHVFPPIGAQGLNLSLRDIMALTDILCDRAELPIPADSGDRFDRRRRADIMTRTVSVDLLNRSLLSGFLPVQMLRAAGLHILSAFPPLRSVVMREGIEPGRGLRDIPTALREKFSRKKG
- a CDS encoding cytochrome c biogenesis CcdA family protein, which produces MSIADISLLSALLAGALSFLSPCVLPLVPPYLCYMAGISVEQFRGGNAVAVAPDVRRGVLFSALFFTLGFATVFVALGAGASSIGMMLRQHLDLLAKIGGLIIILMGLNFLGVFRIGLFAREARFQSGGKPATLTGAYIMGLAFAFGWTPCIGPVLGAILGVAASRETVGAGAGLLAVYSLGLAIPFWIAAGFSGAFMNFLARFRRHLGTIEKIMGGFLVLTGLAFIFGFVSDTAIWFQQTFPILMRIG
- a CDS encoding TylF/MycF/NovP-related O-methyltransferase is translated as MKSVFKREGCAMRELFRSVARVVGLERPARQTWRALRARGWTPWWPLVPEDAFCDCVRQAVAKLQELEPSERLGDYLEFGVSRGTSLACTYRTLRDAGLNHMRLIGFDSFEGLPVEADKEGWAKGEFHSTIQATRNYLKRQQVDLGRITLVKGWFKDTLTEETRRHHAIEKASLIMIDCDIYSASKDALNFSEPHIHNQAVVMFDDWGWREEQNEVGQKEAFGEFLADHSDLIAEPMPSYLPQARVFLVRRGP